ACAGGAGCAGCAACCACTCTGGATTGGCAAAACGCATCACCTATCTGCCTCCTGCGTCACAGAGGGTGTAACCAGAGTATTCACAATGTCGCGCACGCCATCCATCGCCTCGCGCGCCATGTAATCACGCGGTGTAAATTTGGCAAACTTGACCCGATCTGCTTCATTCAAAAAGCCTTCGATAGCCATCACCAATTGATCGTCAAATGCCTGGACACGCAAATCTCGCCCAATCTCAAACGTCGTGCGCTCCACTGCATGTACGGGAGTTTTGGCTTCCAAACACCGCCTTAAAACAACCGATAACAGAGAATAATACTGCCGGTAGTTTTCCCGCTCTATCAGCCCCAACTGCCCCACCCTGTCCAATTCCTCTAACCAGTTGACCGGCGGTGGTGGCAACTCGACTCCTGGACGATGCCTGCGTCGATAAATATACCAGACCAACCCTGCAAGCAATAGAATCAGTCCGCCAACCGCCAGCCAAAACCACACTGGAATCTGTGCTACCACAACCATCGGAGGCTTTACATCTCGAATATCCGTCGTGCCTTCTGGCTTTACACTCTGCACCAGCACATCAATAGGTTGCGACGTAATTTTTCCAGAATCGCCCTCTGCATTGACAAAATGCACGGAAACGGGTGGCACGCGAAACGCGCCCACCTGATAAATCGCCAGCACGAGGTCTTGCGTTTCCCGCACCCGTCC
The nucleotide sequence above comes from Gemmatimonadota bacterium. Encoded proteins:
- a CDS encoding BatD family protein, whose product is MRAIYFLFAIWIGTQTVPTDATVEFLTGVDRDTIAIGDPFVLRLRVHRGADDKAEISYGKDFPQPFEIRHTGGVETEQLENGRVRETQDLVLAIYQVGAFRVPPVSVHFVNAEGDSGKITSQPIDVLVQSVKPEGTTDIRDVKPPMVVVAQIPVWFWLAVGGLILLLAGLVWYIYRRRHRPGVELPPPPVNWLEELDRVGQLGLIERENYRQYYSLLSVVLRRCLEAKTPVHAVERTTFEIGRDLRVQAFDDQLVMAIEGFLNEADRVKFAKFTPRDYMAREAMDGVRDIVNTLVTPSVTQEADR